A DNA window from Aureibaculum sp. 2308TA14-22 contains the following coding sequences:
- a CDS encoding dipeptidase, giving the protein MDNLKAYVQQHKERFINELVEILKIPSISADSAFSQDVIDMSEATKTALENAGCNHVEICKTPGYPIVYGEKIIDKSLPTVLVYGHYDVQPPDPLDLWTSPPFEPVIKKTEIHPDGAIFARGACDDKGQFYMHVKALEYMTQNDNLPCNVKFMIEGEEEVGSESLAWFVKQNQEKLANDVILISDTGMISNTQPSITTGLRGLSYVEVEVTGPNRDLHSGLYGGAVANPINILAKMIASLHDENNHITIPGFYDKVKELSAEERAEMAKAPFSLEDYKKSININAVYGEKGYTTNERNSIRPTLDVNGIWGGYTGEGAKTVIASKAFAKISMRLVPHQDWTEITELFKKHFESIAPEGVHVEVKPHHGGQGYVTPIDNIGYKAAAKAYEDSFGVPPIPQRSGGSIPIVALFEQELKSKTILMGFGLDSDAIHSPNEHFGVFNYLKGIETIPLFYKYFTALKTNN; this is encoded by the coding sequence ATGGACAACTTAAAAGCTTATGTGCAACAGCACAAAGAACGATTTATAAATGAACTCGTAGAAATTTTAAAGATTCCATCGATCAGTGCAGATTCGGCTTTTAGCCAAGATGTAATTGACATGTCCGAAGCTACAAAAACAGCTCTGGAAAATGCGGGTTGCAACCATGTTGAAATTTGTAAAACCCCAGGGTATCCCATTGTATATGGCGAGAAAATAATCGACAAAAGCTTACCAACCGTTTTGGTTTATGGTCATTATGATGTACAACCTCCAGACCCATTAGACCTCTGGACATCGCCACCATTTGAGCCCGTTATTAAAAAAACTGAAATTCATCCCGATGGAGCTATTTTTGCGAGAGGAGCATGTGATGACAAAGGGCAATTTTATATGCATGTTAAGGCATTAGAATACATGACTCAGAATGACAATTTGCCTTGTAATGTAAAGTTTATGATTGAAGGTGAAGAGGAAGTTGGTTCTGAAAGCTTAGCATGGTTTGTAAAACAAAACCAAGAGAAATTAGCAAATGACGTTATACTAATTTCTGATACGGGTATGATTAGCAATACGCAACCTTCGATTACTACCGGTTTACGTGGTTTAAGTTATGTTGAAGTTGAAGTTACAGGACCTAACAGAGATTTACACTCTGGTCTTTATGGCGGTGCGGTGGCCAACCCTATCAATATCCTTGCAAAAATGATTGCTTCGTTGCATGACGAAAACAACCACATAACCATTCCCGGATTTTATGACAAAGTGAAAGAACTATCCGCCGAAGAGCGTGCAGAAATGGCTAAAGCTCCTTTTTCCTTAGAGGATTATAAAAAATCTATAAATATTAATGCCGTTTATGGCGAAAAAGGTTACACCACTAACGAAAGAAATTCTATTAGACCTACTTTAGATGTAAATGGTATTTGGGGCGGTTATACTGGCGAAGGTGCTAAAACCGTCATTGCTAGTAAAGCATTTGCAAAAATTTCCATGCGTTTAGTTCCTCACCAAGACTGGACAGAGATTACTGAATTATTCAAAAAACACTTTGAAAGTATAGCACCAGAAGGCGTTCATGTTGAAGTAAAACCTCATCATGGTGGACAAGGTTATGTAACACCAATAGATAATATTGGCTATAAAGCCGCTGCAAAAGCTTATGAGGACAGTTTTGGTGTCCCTCCTATTCCACAACGTAGCGGTGGCAGTATTCCTATTGTTGCCCTATTTGAACAAGAACTTAAAAGCAAAACCATTTTAATGGGATTTGGATTGGATAGTGACGCAATTCACTCACCTAACGAGCATTTTGGTGTTTTTAATTATCTAAAGGGCATTGAAACCATTCCTTTATTCTACAAATATTTTACAGCATTAAAAACTAATAATTAA
- a CDS encoding HYC_CC_PP family protein, producing the protein MKQIFHKIMSLAMAFVVLFSTLSFTVNMHYCGDTLVETAIFHKAEGCGMEMEKPSTDGCSITKKNCCDDKQLAIEGQDELQLQVDKISFEQQVFIASFVYTYINLFEGLENNVSSYEEYKPPLVVRQIFKLDETYLI; encoded by the coding sequence ATGAAACAAATATTCCATAAAATAATGTCTTTAGCAATGGCTTTCGTAGTGTTATTTTCTACGTTGTCATTTACTGTAAATATGCATTATTGTGGAGATACTTTAGTGGAAACGGCTATTTTCCATAAAGCCGAAGGTTGCGGAATGGAAATGGAAAAACCTTCTACTGATGGATGTTCTATTACCAAGAAAAATTGTTGCGATGATAAACAATTAGCAATTGAAGGTCAAGACGAACTACAATTACAAGTTGACAAGATTTCATTTGAACAACAGGTATTCATTGCTTCATTTGTTTACACATATATTAACCTTTTTGAAGGTTTAGAAAATAATGTATCTTCTTACGAAGAATACAAACCGCCACTCGTCGTCAGGCAAATCTTCAAGCTAGACGAGACGTATTTAATTTGA
- a CDS encoding S9 family peptidase produces the protein MIKSTIKVLLFLVICSSLFLSCTTEVASNDKEQLTKQDYANAAKHLGDTMDKFVTNTIASNNWLDENTFIYSKTTDQGKKFYIVDALKKEKKIAFDHEKLASSLSKLMNEEVKTYKLPFSSFEFKNNNKAISFKVKNEHYQCNLEDYSCQKTENKKAISKDEILSPDGNLAAYIDNFNLWVRNINTGKQTQLTFDGVEDYGYATDNAGWKKSNRPVLTWSPNSAKLATFRQDARDVGEMYLTSTNVGHPKLEAWKHPLPGDEKVFKLERVIINVANAPKLIKLQKEPDYQRSTITDHVAGRNGEFLDVQWNKDATKLAFVSSSRDHKIAHLQIADAQTGKISSILTEEVDTYFESGVRKINWHVLFDSNEVLWFSERDNWGHMYLYDIEGNLKNQITKGDWAVLQVLNIDEKNRELIFTAGGKEEGNPYHQYLYKIGFDGNNMVNLTSDKGHHSISASTDFDYFVDTYSTTTNPPISILKNRNGEKILDLETADILKLKESGWQQPIEFTTKARDNETDLYGIMYLPSHYDENKSYPILNYIYPGPQSGSVGNYSFRAARRDYQAVAELGFVVVSVDAMGTPARSKSFHDFYYGNMGDNGIPDNITTIKQLAERYKGMDLERVGIWGHSGGGFASTGALFRYPEFYDVAVSGAGNHDNRNYEADWGEKWHGLLVEGNIEGKADGTTNYDSQANQLFAKNLKGKLLITHGTMDDNVPPSNTLLVVEALIKANKDFDMILFPNKRHGYGDMTDYMTRRRWDYFVRHLKHAEPPKEFSFSE, from the coding sequence ATGATAAAATCAACAATCAAAGTCTTATTATTTTTAGTTATCTGTTCATCTTTATTTCTTTCATGTACAACTGAGGTGGCATCAAATGATAAGGAACAATTAACCAAACAAGATTATGCCAATGCTGCAAAGCATTTAGGTGATACTATGGATAAATTTGTAACCAATACCATCGCTTCTAATAATTGGTTAGATGAAAATACATTCATTTATTCAAAAACTACTGACCAAGGTAAAAAGTTCTACATTGTTGATGCGTTAAAAAAAGAAAAGAAAATAGCTTTTGACCATGAAAAATTAGCCTCAAGCCTTTCAAAATTAATGAATGAAGAAGTTAAAACATATAAATTACCTTTTTCAAGTTTTGAATTTAAAAACAATAACAAAGCCATTTCTTTTAAAGTAAAAAACGAGCATTACCAATGTAATTTGGAAGATTATTCTTGTCAAAAAACAGAAAATAAAAAAGCTATAAGTAAAGATGAAATTCTATCGCCTGATGGCAATTTGGCTGCTTATATTGATAATTTTAATCTTTGGGTTAGAAATATAAATACTGGTAAACAAACCCAACTTACTTTTGATGGTGTAGAAGATTATGGTTATGCAACAGACAATGCTGGCTGGAAAAAAAGCAATAGACCTGTTTTAACTTGGTCACCAAATTCAGCTAAGTTAGCAACATTTAGACAAGACGCTAGAGATGTTGGAGAAATGTACCTTACTTCAACAAACGTTGGGCATCCAAAATTAGAGGCATGGAAACACCCGTTACCTGGAGATGAAAAAGTTTTCAAGTTGGAGCGGGTCATTATAAATGTTGCTAATGCTCCAAAATTGATCAAACTACAAAAAGAACCCGACTATCAACGCTCAACTATTACCGATCATGTCGCTGGAAGAAATGGCGAATTTTTAGATGTTCAATGGAATAAGGATGCTACAAAATTAGCCTTTGTATCTTCTTCACGAGATCATAAAATTGCACATTTGCAGATAGCAGATGCCCAAACCGGTAAGATTTCATCGATATTAACGGAAGAGGTTGACACCTACTTTGAATCAGGAGTTAGAAAAATTAATTGGCATGTTTTATTTGACAGTAATGAAGTCCTTTGGTTTTCTGAAAGAGACAATTGGGGACATATGTACCTTTATGACATTGAGGGAAATCTTAAAAATCAAATAACTAAAGGTGATTGGGCTGTTTTACAAGTGTTGAATATTGACGAAAAAAATCGTGAATTAATATTTACAGCTGGTGGCAAAGAAGAAGGAAACCCTTACCATCAGTATTTATACAAAATTGGTTTTGACGGAAATAATATGGTCAATCTGACTTCGGATAAAGGACATCACAGCATATCAGCATCAACTGATTTTGACTACTTTGTTGACACTTATTCAACAACAACAAATCCTCCAATTTCTATACTAAAAAATAGAAATGGAGAAAAAATATTAGACTTAGAAACGGCTGATATTTTAAAACTAAAAGAAAGCGGGTGGCAACAGCCTATTGAGTTTACGACCAAAGCCCGTGACAATGAGACAGATTTATATGGTATAATGTATTTACCAAGTCATTATGATGAAAATAAATCATACCCTATATTAAATTATATTTATCCAGGTCCGCAATCTGGAAGTGTAGGTAATTATTCGTTTAGAGCAGCAAGAAGAGATTATCAGGCAGTGGCCGAATTGGGTTTTGTGGTAGTAAGCGTTGATGCTATGGGTACACCAGCTAGATCCAAATCTTTTCATGATTTTTATTACGGAAATATGGGAGATAATGGCATACCTGATAACATAACTACCATTAAACAGTTGGCAGAAAGATATAAAGGTATGGATTTAGAACGCGTCGGTATTTGGGGTCATTCTGGTGGTGGATTTGCCTCTACTGGAGCTCTATTTAGATATCCTGAATTTTATGATGTAGCCGTTTCGGGTGCTGGAAATCATGATAATAGAAATTATGAAGCCGATTGGGGCGAAAAATGGCACGGATTACTTGTTGAGGGCAATATTGAAGGTAAAGCCGACGGCACAACTAATTATGACAGCCAAGCAAATCAATTATTTGCAAAAAACCTTAAAGGAAAACTATTAATAACGCACGGTACAATGGACGATAATGTTCCACCATCAAATACATTATTAGTTGTTGAGGCACTTATAAAAGCCAATAAAGATTTTGATATGATTTTGTTCCCAAATAAAAGACATGGTTATGGTGATATGACGGACTATATGACCAGAAGAAGATGGGACTATTTTGTAAGGCATCTGAAACATGCTGAACCACCTAAAGAGTTTTCTTTCAGTGAATAA
- a CDS encoding efflux RND transporter permease subunit, producing MLNKSIKFLIENKLVAVLLLVLFVGWGTVNAPFNWDTGFLPSNPVAVDAIPDIGENQQIVFTKWDGRSPQDIEDQITYPLTTSLLGIPGVKTIRSSSMFGFSSIYIIFEEDIEFYWSRSRILEKLNSLPSGLLPEGVNPALGPDATGLGQIFWYTLEGRDENGNVTSGWDLQELRSIQDYYVKYALSSASGVSEVASIGGYVQEYQVDVNPELMRQYNIGLNHIVKAVKESNKDIGAQTIEINNAEYLVRGLGYVKSIEDIANAVVTSEDYTAIRIKDIGKVSLGPATRRGLLDKEGAEVVGAVVVARYGANPMEVINNVKEKINELSAGLPSKVLADGSTSQVTIVPFYDRTELIQETLGTLNEALTLEILITILVIIIMVFNLRASVLISGLLPVAVLMVFIAMKLFGVDANIVALSGIAIAIGTMVDVGVILSENIIRHLDEDDGTQSINTVVYNATAEVSGAIVTAVMTTIISFIPVFTMIGAEGKLFRPLAFTKTFALTASIIVALFLIPPFAAFLFRKKSIKTNFKTILNGVLIALGIVAIVYGYWLGLILIAFGVLPILRQRKILPFGEMPQAEGLISASAIVFLLAEYWRPLGVDKSIFWNLIFVSVICFGLLGVFSLFIKYYTRILRWCLDNKLLFLSVPTAIVIAGFFIMKNTGKEFMPSLNEGSFLLMPTSMPHSGVEENKRVLQQLDMAVASIPEIETVVGKAGRTESALDPAPLSMYENIIQYKPEYMLNENGERQRYKVNEDGEYILKNGMSLRAKQREAWQSLKAKEQLIPDEGGEYYRNWRPEIESPDDIWNEIVRVTKLPGVTSAPKLQPIETRLVMLQTGMRAPMGIKVKGQDLKQIEAFGVQLENIIKEAEGVKKEAVFADRIVGKPYLLIDIDREKIARYGISIQDVQDVLKVAVGGMVLTQTVEGRERYGVRVRYPRELRANPTDLEQIYIPVEKGSSVPLSELATIRYEQGPQVIKSEDTFLVGYVLFDKQAGFAEVSVVENAQALIQEKIDSGELIVPKGINYTFTGTYENQLRAEKTLSVVVPLALAIIFLILYFQFRSVATSLMVFSGIAVAFAGGFIMIWLYGQDWFLNFSFFGENLRDLFQMHTINLSVAVWVGFIALFGIATDDGVVMATYLTQTFHRNTPENRKEIRASIVEAGEKRIRPCLMTTATTILALLPVLTSTGRGSDIMIPMAIPSFGGMLIALITLFVVPVLYSWKQEFQLKRATK from the coding sequence ATGCTCAATAAAAGCATCAAATTTTTAATAGAAAATAAACTCGTAGCAGTTTTGCTACTCGTCCTTTTTGTAGGTTGGGGAACTGTAAATGCACCTTTTAATTGGGATACTGGATTTTTACCAAGTAATCCAGTTGCTGTAGATGCTATTCCAGATATAGGTGAGAACCAACAAATTGTATTTACAAAATGGGATGGTCGTTCGCCTCAAGATATAGAAGACCAAATTACTTATCCGCTAACAACTTCCTTGTTAGGTATTCCTGGAGTGAAAACCATTCGTAGTTCATCAATGTTCGGTTTTTCAAGTATCTATATCATTTTTGAAGAAGATATTGAATTTTACTGGAGCAGAAGTCGTATTCTCGAAAAACTAAACTCATTACCAAGTGGTTTATTACCAGAAGGTGTTAATCCTGCTTTGGGGCCAGATGCCACAGGATTGGGACAAATATTTTGGTACACGCTTGAAGGTCGTGACGAAAATGGAAATGTAACAAGTGGTTGGGATTTACAGGAATTACGCAGTATTCAAGATTACTATGTTAAGTATGCACTATCCTCTGCAAGTGGTGTATCAGAAGTAGCTTCCATTGGTGGTTATGTTCAAGAATATCAAGTGGATGTTAATCCTGAATTGATGCGTCAATACAATATTGGATTGAATCATATTGTAAAAGCAGTTAAGGAAAGTAACAAGGACATTGGTGCACAAACTATTGAAATTAACAATGCAGAATATTTAGTTCGTGGTTTAGGCTATGTAAAATCTATTGAAGACATAGCAAATGCAGTCGTTACTTCCGAAGATTATACTGCAATACGAATTAAAGATATTGGTAAAGTATCATTAGGTCCTGCAACACGACGTGGTTTATTAGACAAAGAAGGAGCTGAAGTTGTTGGTGCTGTTGTTGTGGCACGTTATGGAGCAAATCCTATGGAGGTTATCAATAACGTAAAAGAGAAAATTAACGAATTAAGTGCGGGACTACCTTCAAAAGTGTTAGCAGATGGAAGCACATCACAAGTAACCATTGTTCCTTTTTATGACAGAACAGAACTCATACAAGAAACTTTAGGCACACTTAACGAAGCATTGACTTTAGAAATTCTAATTACCATTTTGGTCATTATCATAATGGTATTTAATCTTCGAGCATCGGTACTTATATCTGGACTACTACCAGTCGCGGTTTTAATGGTTTTTATCGCTATGAAACTCTTTGGCGTAGATGCTAATATAGTGGCTTTATCGGGTATTGCCATTGCCATTGGCACCATGGTAGATGTTGGTGTCATACTTTCAGAAAATATTATAAGGCATTTGGATGAAGATGATGGAACACAATCCATTAATACGGTAGTTTATAACGCCACAGCAGAAGTTTCTGGGGCCATCGTAACCGCAGTAATGACAACAATAATTAGTTTCATTCCTGTATTTACAATGATTGGTGCAGAAGGAAAATTATTCAGACCATTAGCTTTTACAAAAACCTTTGCGTTAACAGCATCTATTATTGTCGCTTTATTTTTAATACCACCATTTGCAGCATTTTTATTCAGAAAGAAAAGCATTAAAACCAATTTTAAAACTATTTTAAATGGTGTTTTAATAGCATTAGGAATAGTAGCAATAGTTTACGGTTATTGGTTAGGATTGATTTTGATAGCATTTGGTGTATTACCAATTTTAAGACAAAGAAAAATTCTCCCCTTTGGGGAGATGCCGCAGGCAGAGGGGCTTATTTCAGCATCAGCAATAGTATTCTTGTTAGCCGAATATTGGCGACCATTAGGAGTAGATAAAAGCATATTCTGGAATCTCATTTTTGTAAGTGTTATATGCTTTGGTTTATTAGGAGTTTTTTCGCTATTCATCAAATACTACACACGTATTTTAAGGTGGTGTTTAGATAATAAATTGTTGTTTTTGTCTGTACCAACAGCTATTGTAATTGCAGGGTTTTTCATTATGAAGAACACAGGCAAAGAGTTTATGCCATCCTTAAATGAAGGCTCATTTCTACTAATGCCAACTTCAATGCCTCATTCTGGTGTGGAAGAAAACAAACGAGTTTTACAGCAATTGGATATGGCAGTAGCCAGTATTCCAGAAATTGAAACCGTTGTTGGTAAAGCAGGTAGAACAGAATCAGCGTTAGACCCAGCACCACTATCAATGTATGAAAATATCATTCAGTATAAACCAGAATATATGCTGAATGAAAATGGAGAGCGTCAACGCTACAAAGTCAATGAGGATGGAGAATACATTTTAAAAAACGGAATGTCATTACGAGCGAAACAACGTGAAGCGTGGCAATCTCTAAAGGCCAAGGAACAACTCATTCCAGACGAAGGTGGTGAATACTACCGTAATTGGCGACCTGAAATTGAATCACCAGACGATATTTGGAATGAAATTGTAAGAGTTACAAAATTGCCAGGTGTTACTTCAGCACCAAAGCTACAACCTATTGAAACCCGATTGGTAATGCTTCAAACAGGAATGCGAGCACCTATGGGAATTAAGGTGAAAGGTCAAGACTTAAAGCAAATCGAGGCGTTTGGAGTGCAATTAGAAAACATTATCAAGGAAGCAGAAGGTGTTAAAAAAGAAGCTGTTTTTGCTGACCGTATTGTTGGTAAACCGTATTTGTTGATTGATATAGATAGAGAGAAAATTGCACGTTATGGCATTTCTATACAAGATGTTCAAGATGTATTAAAAGTAGCAGTTGGTGGTATGGTCTTAACACAAACGGTTGAAGGTCGTGAGCGATATGGTGTTCGTGTGCGATACCCAAGAGAATTACGAGCAAACCCAACCGATTTAGAGCAAATTTATATTCCTGTTGAAAAAGGCAGTTCCGTGCCATTAAGCGAATTGGCAACCATTCGTTACGAACAAGGGCCGCAAGTTATTAAAAGTGAAGATACTTTTTTAGTGGGTTATGTGTTGTTTGATAAACAAGCTGGTTTTGCAGAAGTAAGCGTTGTTGAAAATGCACAAGCACTTATCCAAGAAAAGATAGATTCTGGTGAATTGATAGTTCCAAAAGGAATCAACTATACATTCACAGGAACTTATGAAAATCAATTACGAGCAGAAAAAACCTTATCCGTAGTTGTACCATTAGCATTGGCAATAATCTTTTTAATTCTGTATTTCCAGTTTCGTTCGGTAGCCACATCTTTGATGGTATTTTCAGGAATTGCCGTGGCTTTTGCTGGTGGTTTTATAATGATATGGTTGTATGGACAGGATTGGTTTTTAAACTTCAGTTTCTTTGGTGAAAATTTACGAGACCTATTTCAAATGCATACCATCAATTTAAGTGTAGCGGTATGGGTCGGTTTCATAGCCTTATTTGGTATTGCTACCGATGATGGTGTTGTAATGGCAACCTATTTAACGCAAACATTCCATAGAAATACACCAGAAAACAGAAAAGAAATTAGAGCATCAATTGTTGAAGCTGGAGAAAAACGAATCAGACCCTGTTTAATGACTACTGCTACGACAATTTTGGCATTATTACCAGTACTAACCTCTACAGGACGAGGAAGCGATATTATGATTCCAATGGCAATACCAAGTTTTGGTGGAATGCTCATTGCCTTAATAACCTTATTTGTAGTTCCGGTATTATATAGCTGGAAACAAGAATTTCAACTTAAAAGAGCAACAAAATGA
- a CDS encoding TolC family protein — MKYIKINIKKVFVPCALFFVLTIQSQELETYINEALTNNPEIQKFELQYKRASEKVNEVNTIPNTEFGVGYFVSEPETRTGAQRFKVSAKQMLPWFGTITSRENYVSSLADAKYEDIVIAKRKLMASVSQSYYNLYANKSKQEVLTENIKLLETYEILALTSVEVGKASAVDVLRLQMRQNEMQQLKEVLQQQFLAEQTNLNNLLNRENNVAVIVVDSLMMPSEDFEITTKNLALHPELLKYDKLFQSIEQSELLNQKESSPMIGFGLDYINVEPRPDMNFSDNGKDIVMPMVSVSIPIFNKKYKSKTKQNELQQQEITAQKQERLNTLETLLSKAINERISARISYATQTKNLKQAKDAEEILIKSYETGTIDFNDVLDIQELQLKFQMNQIKSVKAYYIETTIINYLTQQQ; from the coding sequence ATGAAATACATAAAAATCAATATAAAAAAGGTCTTTGTTCCTTGTGCTTTATTCTTTGTTCTTACAATTCAAAGTCAAGAACTAGAAACGTACATTAATGAAGCATTAACAAACAATCCGGAGATTCAAAAATTCGAATTACAATACAAAAGAGCTTCAGAAAAAGTAAACGAAGTCAATACCATTCCTAATACCGAATTTGGTGTTGGGTACTTTGTAAGCGAACCTGAGACAAGAACCGGAGCACAACGCTTTAAAGTTTCCGCTAAACAAATGTTGCCTTGGTTTGGAACCATAACATCGAGAGAAAATTATGTGAGTTCATTAGCTGATGCAAAATATGAGGACATTGTTATTGCAAAGCGAAAATTGATGGCTTCGGTATCACAATCCTATTATAATTTATACGCCAACAAATCAAAGCAAGAGGTGCTAACTGAAAATATAAAGCTATTAGAAACCTATGAGATATTAGCACTAACCTCTGTTGAGGTAGGTAAAGCATCTGCTGTAGATGTGTTGCGATTACAAATGCGTCAAAATGAAATGCAACAACTAAAAGAAGTGTTGCAACAACAATTTTTAGCGGAACAAACTAATCTTAATAACCTTTTGAACAGGGAAAATAATGTTGCTGTTATTGTGGTAGATAGTTTAATGATGCCTTCAGAAGACTTTGAAATCACTACTAAAAATTTAGCATTACATCCCGAATTGTTAAAGTATGATAAACTATTTCAATCCATAGAGCAATCAGAATTACTAAACCAAAAAGAAAGTAGTCCAATGATTGGTTTTGGATTAGACTATATCAATGTAGAGCCAAGACCAGATATGAATTTCTCGGATAACGGTAAAGATATTGTGATGCCTATGGTTTCGGTTTCTATCCCAATTTTTAATAAAAAATATAAATCGAAAACAAAGCAAAACGAGTTACAACAGCAGGAAATAACTGCACAGAAACAAGAACGCTTAAATACTTTGGAAACACTTTTAAGTAAAGCGATTAATGAACGTATTTCTGCAAGAATAAGTTATGCTACGCAAACCAAGAACTTAAAACAAGCCAAAGATGCTGAAGAAATTTTAATCAAAAGCTATGAAACTGGCACCATTGATTTTAATGATGTTTTGGATATTCAAGAACTGCAACTAAAGTTTCAAATGAACCAAATTAAATCGGTAAAGGCCTATTATATAGAAACCACGATAATTAATTATTTAACCCAACAACAATGA
- a CDS encoding DUF4407 domain-containing protein, whose amino-acid sequence MLKNFFWMCSGADPDLLNESPKSEQIKYAGIGGTVFFTAVMAFIAGSYALYTVFDNVYIAIAFGLVWGLLIFNLDRFIVSTIKKRDNFWQELLQASPRIILAIIIAVVISKPLEMKIFEKEINQVLLEQKNELTLQNQNQIAEQYTPEISRIQSEINSLKGEVDNKEKEVNDLYDTYITEAEGTSGTMKLGKGPVYKEKREKHDALLQELQQTKENNAVIISEKEATIAQLRNKKDLQVSTSQPIIDGFDGLMARINALGELAWFPSFFIFLLFVAIETAPVLAKVMAPKGAYDLKYEEQEDALSVWVAQQKNQRASLLSTDTTLNEKVYYDVAEDEEIYNYKRQKAKDLLKLQSDKFYKKQSDIIG is encoded by the coding sequence ATGCTAAAAAACTTCTTTTGGATGTGTTCTGGTGCAGATCCAGACTTATTAAACGAAAGCCCAAAATCTGAACAAATAAAATATGCTGGCATTGGCGGAACAGTTTTTTTTACCGCCGTTATGGCTTTTATTGCAGGGTCTTATGCTTTATATACAGTCTTTGATAATGTTTATATCGCCATTGCTTTTGGCTTAGTTTGGGGATTGCTTATTTTTAACTTAGACCGCTTTATTGTTTCTACAATTAAAAAGCGTGACAATTTTTGGCAAGAACTTTTACAAGCATCTCCAAGGATAATTTTAGCAATAATTATTGCCGTAGTTATCTCTAAACCTTTAGAGATGAAAATATTTGAAAAAGAAATAAATCAAGTATTATTAGAACAAAAAAATGAACTAACACTTCAAAACCAAAATCAAATAGCAGAACAATATACGCCTGAAATTAGCAGAATACAATCTGAGATTAATTCCTTAAAAGGCGAGGTTGACAATAAGGAAAAAGAAGTAAATGATTTATACGATACCTATATTACTGAAGCTGAAGGGACTTCTGGAACTATGAAACTTGGTAAAGGTCCTGTTTATAAAGAAAAAAGAGAGAAGCATGATGCCTTATTGCAAGAATTGCAACAAACTAAAGAAAATAACGCCGTAATAATTTCTGAAAAAGAAGCCACTATAGCTCAATTAAGGAATAAAAAAGACCTTCAAGTTAGCACAAGCCAACCTATTATTGATGGATTTGACGGGTTAATGGCTCGTATTAATGCTTTAGGCGAATTGGCATGGTTTCCTTCGTTTTTTATTTTTCTACTGTTCGTTGCCATAGAAACCGCTCCGGTATTAGCAAAGGTAATGGCCCCTAAAGGAGCTTATGACCTAAAATATGAAGAACAAGAAGATGCCCTAAGTGTTTGGGTTGCACAACAAAAAAACCAAAGGGCTTCCCTATTATCTACTGATACTACATTAAACGAAAAAGTATATTACGATGTGGCCGAAGATGAGGAAATCTATAATTACAAAAGACAAAAAGCAAAAGACTTGTTAAAGCTACAGTCTGATAAATTTTATAAAAAGCAAAGCGATATTATCGGATAA